CCGCCAGTGGTGGCCGCCGCCCTGGTGCTCAATTGGCGTCTGCCGCTGGCTTTCGACAGCGTCGAGGTGGTGCTGGACGAGCAGGGGTTGCCGCAGGCCTTCAAGCTGCCCGATGACGGTGGGCCGTTCAGTGCGCCGCCGGGTGATCCGTTCCAGCGTTTCGGCGAGCTGATCGACGCCAATCTGCAGCCCTTCATCCAGGGGCTGGCATCGGAGGTACGGCTGTCGCCCAAGGTGCTGTGGAGCAGCGCGGGCAATTATCTGGAGTGGTTCCTCGGCGAGATGGCCAAGGCGTTGCCGGGCGTGGCGCTCACCCATGGCCATGAACTGCTGACCAGCGAGCGCCGCCCCGATGGACGCCGCAATCCGCTGTTCCGGCCTGTGCGTTACGTGGAGGTCAGCCCGGCGCTGCGTCCGGACGGTCTCTGGCGTCAGCGTCGGGTCTGCTGCATTCGTTACCGGCTGGAGCATTTCGAGCACTGCGACAACTGTCCGCTGCTGGACCAGCCGCCAGCCTATGTGAGCGATCTGTAGTCACGCCGGCTCGATCTGCAGGGCAGGGCGCTGTGGTGACATGCCCCGCTCAGTGCACGTAGCAGATCGGCGACCCGTCCGCTGGATTGGCCAGCACACCCATGGAAATGCCGTAGATGCGCTCCAGGGTTTCACCGTGCATGAGCTCGGCTGGATTGCCTTGAGCCAGCAGCCGGCCGCTGTGTAACGCCAGCAGATCATCACAGTAGCGCGCCGCCATGTTGATATCGTGCAGCACCACCAGTACGCCGAGACCGAGCTCGCGGCTGAGGTCCTGGACACGCGACAGGACTTCCACCTGGTGGGCGATATCCAGCGCCGAGGTGGGCTCATCCAGCAGGAGGTAGCGTGTGTTCTGCGCCAGCAACATGGCCAGCCAGACGCGCTGGCGTTCGCCACCGGACAACTGATCCACCAGCCGGTCGGCGAAGGCGCTGGTGTCGGTCAGTTCGAGCGCGCGTTGCACCTGGGCGCGGTCCTCGCTGGTGAAGCGTCCCAGTGCGCCATGCCAGGGATAGCGGCCGAAACCTACCAGTTCCCGAACGGTCAGCCCATCGGTCTGTGGCAGCTGCTGCGGCAGGTATGCGACCTGCTGGGCGAAGTCGCGTTGGCTCCAGTCCGACAAGGCTTTGCCGTCGAGGCGAATAAGCCCGGCGCTGGGCAATTGCTGGCGGGCCAGCAGCTTGATGAGCGTGGACTTGCCGGAGCCGTTGTGACCGATCAGGCCGACCATGCGCCCGGACGGAATGCTCAGGCTCAGGGGATGCAAGAGCGTGCGCTCGGGAATGCTGAAGCTGACGCTGTCCAGTTCGAACATGGGGTCCATCCGCCGGAAATTTTCGGGAAGCCGTAAAGCCTAATTCAAATGGTAATGGTTATCAATTTTGCAGCTGCTATCGGAGTTTCCCGATAAGACACCGCCAAGAAAGTGGATAAGACGATCTGAATTGCACGATGCCCGTGGGAGCGGTCTTGACCGCGAAGAGTGGTCGATGCCGTTCCGTCAAGCGGCGTGCGACCGCGAGCCCGCATCCGCTCGGCTTCGACCGTCGCCTTTGCGGTTGGCCTTAGCGGTCCTTTCGCTCGAGCTTCTGAAGGGCTTGCCGGCAATGGATCAGCGTGTCGCGCACCATGAAGTTGACCAGCGTTGGCGAGACCCCCAGTTCAGCCGCGATCGCACTCTGCGTTTTCCCTTGCAAGCGGTACATCTCGAAGGCGTAGCGGGTGCGTTCCGGCAGCTGCGCGAGGGCTTCGGAGAGTGCTTCCAGCGTCTGCCTGCTTTCGTGGAGGCCCTCCGGAGAGGCCCCTGAGGCACAGACGTAGAGTCCTTCTTCCTCGCTGCCCGAATAGCGCTTTTCCAGCGCCTGTCGGCGATAGCGGTCAATGGCCAGGTTGCGCACCACGCGCAGCAGATAACTGATCTGCGAGGTTGGGCCGGGAATCGCAGCAGTCCCACGCAGCTTCAGATACGCATCGTGCACCACGTCTTCGGCATGGCTGCGACACCCGAGAATGCGCGCGGCGGCATTGATGAAGGTCTGCCTGTTCGTGACGAACATGTCATTCAGGGCCGGGTGCTGCTCTGCTGAAATTGTTTTAGGCATGTGAGTTTTCCTGTACGACGCGAAGGCGGACGTCCATATGGCTTGGACTGTCCTGGGGCAGCCGAGCGTGCTACCCGCTCAGCCTGGCCCACCTGTACTGGCTCGAAGGCGAGTCAATCTAGTCCAAATGATAATACTTATCAATTCGTTCGGTGCGACGTTTGCAGCTTTCTGCTCAATGGAGGCGCTCGTCGGACTCTCGTATCAACCACATGTTCCGTTGAAATGAGAATAAATCGCATACGCGAAGTCTAACTATTCAGCTCACTCCTTCGTCTTCATCGGAAAGCGGCCAACAGGTGCTCGGTCACCGTGCCGCCCGATCAACCGCCCCGCGGGGCGAAGGAGAGTAGAGATGGCATTCGATCGCGAAGACGCGCTGTTCAAAGTCCTGGTCAACCACGAAGAGCAGTACTCCCTCTGGCCGGACTACAAAGCGGTTCCGGCCGGCTGGCGGGAGACCGGCCAACGCGGCAGCAAGGCGGAGTGCCTGGCCTACGTCGATCGTGAGTGGACCGACATGCGGCCGCTGAGCCTGCGCCAGGCAATGGACGAACAAGCGGCGGGGCAGTGACGATGGTCGCTCGCCTGCGTCTGTTCTGCCTGCCGTATTCCGGCGCCAGTGCGATGGTCTATGCACGTTGGCGCCGGTCCCTGCCGGAGTGGGTCGAGGTGGTTCCACTGGAGCTGCCTGGCCGTGGCCGGCGCTTCAACGAGCCGCTGCAGACCGACCTGCTCGGCCTGGCCGACCAACTCGCCGGCGAGCTGGAAGAGCGGCTGGACCTGCCTTATGCGCTGTTCGGCCATAGCCTCGGCGGCCTGCTGGTCTTCGAATTGGCGCACGCATTCCGCCAGCGCGGCCTGCCGGCACCGCAGGCGTTGTTCGTCTCGGCTGCACCGGCGCCGTCGCGCCGCGAAAACCATATCGAGCTGGCGGTGGAGCAGAGCGATGCCCAGCTGCTGCAGCGCCTGCGCAGCCTTGGCGGCACGCCCGAGGCGGTATTCGCTGACGAGGAAATGCTGCGTCTGACCCTCCCGGTGCTGCGCGCCGACTTCCTGCTGTGTGGCCGTTACCGCTATTACCGCCGTGCACTGCTGGCCTGTCCGACCCATGTATTCGGTGGCAAGGCCGATCGGGTCTCGGTGGACGCGCTGGCTGCCTGGCAGGACGAAACCGCCGAAGGCTTCTCGTTGGAGATGCTCGAGGGCGATCACTTCTTCATCAATGCCTGCGAGGCGCGCCTGCTCGAACTGATGCTCGGCAAGCTGCGTCAGCGCGGGCGCGATCTCCAGGCCCTCTGGGCCTGAATGGAGAGCTCGATGGCACTGTTTTCCATCCAACCCCTGGCCGAAGCACCTGATGGGCTGCCGCTGTTGGTCCAGGCCGAGGGCGAGGTCGACCTGCTGGACGCCCAGGCTGCATTGCGTGGGCTGACCGATGAACATCTCGAACGCTGCGGCGGTGTACTGCTGCGCGGTTTTCGCGTTGGCGAGGCGGAACGCTTCCGCGCTTTCGCCGCCGGCTTTGGCGATCCATTGCTCAACTACGAGTTCGGCTCGACGCCGCGCAGCAACGTTACCGCTGGCGTCTACACCTCCACCGAGTACCCACCGCACCAGCATATTCCTCTGCACAACGAGCAGGCCTACACCCGCGAATGGCCGATGCGTATCT
This DNA window, taken from Stutzerimonas stutzeri, encodes the following:
- the fhuF gene encoding siderophore-iron reductase FhuF, with product MITALAPLYVGEFASYRDVLTTRDDARPSIPASQLLQPARLEAIFQRFDPLHTGQDRRALASQWSKYYLVRLIPPVVAAALVLNWRLPLAFDSVEVVLDEQGLPQAFKLPDDGGPFSAPPGDPFQRFGELIDANLQPFIQGLASEVRLSPKVLWSSAGNYLEWFLGEMAKALPGVALTHGHELLTSERRPDGRRNPLFRPVRYVEVSPALRPDGLWRQRRVCCIRYRLEHFEHCDNCPLLDQPPAYVSDL
- a CDS encoding ATP-binding cassette domain-containing protein — encoded protein: MFELDSVSFSIPERTLLHPLSLSIPSGRMVGLIGHNGSGKSTLIKLLARQQLPSAGLIRLDGKALSDWSQRDFAQQVAYLPQQLPQTDGLTVRELVGFGRYPWHGALGRFTSEDRAQVQRALELTDTSAFADRLVDQLSGGERQRVWLAMLLAQNTRYLLLDEPTSALDIAHQVEVLSRVQDLSRELGLGVLVVLHDINMAARYCDDLLALHSGRLLAQGNPAELMHGETLERIYGISMGVLANPADGSPICYVH
- a CDS encoding RNA polymerase factor sigma-70, with protein sequence MPKTISAEQHPALNDMFVTNRQTFINAAARILGCRSHAEDVVHDAYLKLRGTAAIPGPTSQISYLLRVVRNLAIDRYRRQALEKRYSGSEEEGLYVCASGASPEGLHESRQTLEALSEALAQLPERTRYAFEMYRLQGKTQSAIAAELGVSPTLVNFMVRDTLIHCRQALQKLERKDR
- a CDS encoding MbtH family protein; this translates as MAFDREDALFKVLVNHEEQYSLWPDYKAVPAGWRETGQRGSKAECLAYVDREWTDMRPLSLRQAMDEQAAGQ
- a CDS encoding thioesterase II family protein — its product is MTMVARLRLFCLPYSGASAMVYARWRRSLPEWVEVVPLELPGRGRRFNEPLQTDLLGLADQLAGELEERLDLPYALFGHSLGGLLVFELAHAFRQRGLPAPQALFVSAAPAPSRRENHIELAVEQSDAQLLQRLRSLGGTPEAVFADEEMLRLTLPVLRADFLLCGRYRYYRRALLACPTHVFGGKADRVSVDALAAWQDETAEGFSLEMLEGDHFFINACEARLLELMLGKLRQRGRDLQALWA